One genomic window of Paenisporosarcina antarctica includes the following:
- a CDS encoding AMP-binding protein, which produces MLKEQTVGAVVREIAKKYPTTEAYVYPEHQIRKTYEEFDKETDHLAKAFMGMGIAKGEHVAIWSDNKREWLLSQFATGKMGAVLVTVNTNYQERELEYLLTQSDATTLILGEEFKGTSYIDIINAVCPELKTSVKGNIASENLPHFKRVIVMGEKNYPGIFTWSEFESYATTISDKELDDRLNSLHFDDVINIQYTSGTTGFPKGVMLTHMNIVNNAQIIGDFMKLTEVDRLCIPVPFFHCFGCVLGTLAAVTHGSTMVLVEQFDAKRVLQAVQDEKCTGLHGVPTMFIAELNHPDYKQYDTSSLRTGIMAGSPCPIEVMKEVIDDMGASEITICYGQTESSPVITQTKSDDEIEKRVATVGKPHPYVEVKIIDPATNEELPTGMPGELCTRGYHVMKGYYKNEEATRAAIDHEGWLHTGDIAILDSEGYIEITGRIKDMVIRGGENVYPREIEEFLYQHPSIQDVQVVGVPDPKYGEELMAWIITKDGLTIDAEEIREYCKGKISRHKIPRYIQFTDAYPMTASGKIQKYLLRELSKETIQPA; this is translated from the coding sequence ATGTTAAAAGAGCAAACGGTGGGAGCGGTTGTTAGGGAAATAGCAAAAAAATATCCTACTACTGAAGCGTACGTATATCCAGAACATCAGATTCGTAAAACATATGAGGAATTTGATAAAGAAACTGATCATTTAGCAAAGGCTTTCATGGGGATGGGGATTGCTAAAGGCGAGCACGTTGCCATTTGGTCAGACAACAAACGAGAGTGGTTACTGAGTCAATTTGCAACCGGCAAAATGGGCGCAGTTCTTGTAACGGTTAATACAAATTACCAAGAAAGAGAACTTGAATATTTGTTAACTCAATCGGATGCAACGACGCTTATTTTAGGTGAAGAATTTAAAGGTACTTCCTATATAGATATAATTAATGCAGTATGCCCTGAATTAAAAACATCAGTAAAAGGCAATATTGCCAGTGAAAATTTACCGCATTTCAAGCGTGTTATTGTCATGGGTGAGAAAAACTATCCTGGCATTTTTACGTGGAGTGAGTTTGAATCATATGCAACAACTATTAGTGATAAAGAGCTTGACGATAGACTTAACTCGCTGCACTTTGATGATGTCATTAATATTCAATACACTTCTGGTACTACTGGTTTCCCTAAAGGTGTCATGTTGACGCATATGAACATTGTAAATAATGCGCAAATCATAGGTGATTTTATGAAATTAACTGAAGTCGATCGCTTATGTATTCCTGTGCCTTTCTTCCATTGTTTTGGTTGTGTATTAGGGACATTAGCTGCAGTTACTCATGGATCAACAATGGTATTAGTGGAACAATTTGATGCTAAACGTGTTTTACAAGCTGTTCAAGACGAAAAGTGTACTGGACTTCACGGAGTACCAACCATGTTTATTGCTGAATTAAATCATCCGGACTATAAACAATACGATACATCATCACTACGCACAGGAATTATGGCAGGGTCTCCTTGTCCAATTGAGGTAATGAAAGAAGTAATTGACGATATGGGAGCAAGCGAAATAACTATATGTTATGGACAAACTGAATCTTCCCCTGTTATTACTCAAACGAAATCTGATGATGAAATTGAAAAACGAGTAGCAACTGTTGGGAAACCACATCCATATGTTGAAGTGAAAATTATTGATCCAGCAACCAATGAAGAATTACCAACGGGAATGCCTGGAGAATTGTGTACAAGAGGTTATCACGTTATGAAAGGCTATTATAAAAATGAAGAAGCAACTAGAGCAGCCATTGATCATGAAGGATGGCTTCACACTGGAGATATTGCAATTTTAGATAGTGAAGGATACATCGAAATTACTGGAAGAATTAAAGATATGGTAATTCGAGGAGGAGAAAATGTCTATCCTCGTGAAATCGAAGAATTCCTATATCAACACCCAAGCATTCAAGATGTCCAGGTAGTAGGTGTACCTGATCCAAAGTATGGTGAAGAATTAATGGCGTGGATTATTACTAAAGATGGTTTAACTATTGATGCAGAAGAAATACGTGAATACTGTAAAGGAAAAATTTCTCGTCATAAAATACCACGCTATATTCAATTTACTGATGCATATCCAATGACAGCATCGGGTAAAATTCAAAAATATTTACTGCGTGAATTATCGAAAGAAACAATTCAACCTGCATAA
- the putP gene encoding sodium/proline symporter PutP: MTDYVYQLIAIIIYMAAMLLIGYYSFRKTSNLTDYMLGGRSLGPGVTALSAGASDMSGWLLMGLPGAIYVSGLVEAWIAIGLTVGAYLNWLFVAPRLRAYSQVSNDSITIPSYLENRLKDTTRLIRIVSGIIILIFFTFYVSSGMVAGGVFFKSSFGLDYHVGLLIVSAVVIAYTLFGGFLAVSYTDFLQGIIMFLALILVPVIGIFAVGGIEGASESIRAVDPGLLSLVEGASVLGVLSAVAWGLGYFGQPHIIVRFMAIRSVKETKQARRIGIGWMAISLLGAIATALIGIAYFQQNPSQSLSNPEAVFIALGQIMFHPFVAGIMLAAVLAAVMSTISSQLIVTSSALVEDLYKIVVKKQATDKQYVTLGRIAVLVVSLVAMFIAWEQNKSILDLVSYAWAGFGAAFGPVILLSLFWRKLTTWGALSGMVIGTITVIIWGNNDYLKGLMFEIVPGFILCLLFAVVVSIFTYRHNTEIEREFDETIKLLDQEK, from the coding sequence ATGACGGATTATGTTTATCAACTAATTGCTATCATTATTTACATGGCTGCTATGCTATTGATTGGCTATTATTCTTTCAGAAAAACGTCAAACTTAACAGATTACATGTTAGGAGGACGTTCATTAGGTCCAGGCGTAACTGCACTTAGTGCTGGTGCTTCAGATATGTCAGGTTGGCTATTAATGGGTCTACCAGGTGCTATTTATGTATCTGGTTTAGTAGAGGCTTGGATTGCAATAGGTTTAACAGTCGGTGCCTACTTAAACTGGTTGTTTGTAGCACCACGTTTACGTGCGTACTCTCAAGTGTCGAATGACTCAATTACGATTCCTAGTTATTTAGAAAATCGATTGAAAGACACAACGCGTCTAATACGTATCGTGTCTGGAATTATTATTCTTATATTCTTTACGTTCTATGTATCTTCAGGAATGGTAGCAGGTGGAGTGTTCTTTAAAAGTTCATTTGGACTTGATTACCATGTAGGTTTGCTAATCGTTTCTGCAGTTGTAATTGCGTATACGCTATTTGGTGGATTCTTAGCTGTAAGTTACACAGATTTTCTTCAAGGGATTATCATGTTCCTAGCGTTAATATTGGTGCCAGTTATCGGTATATTTGCGGTAGGTGGAATTGAAGGAGCATCTGAAAGTATCCGCGCAGTAGATCCAGGACTTTTAAGTTTAGTTGAAGGCGCATCTGTATTAGGTGTTCTCTCAGCCGTTGCTTGGGGCCTAGGATACTTTGGTCAGCCACATATTATTGTACGCTTTATGGCAATTAGGTCAGTTAAAGAAACAAAACAAGCTCGTCGTATTGGGATTGGTTGGATGGCAATAAGTTTACTTGGTGCTATTGCAACTGCTTTAATTGGTATTGCTTACTTCCAACAAAATCCTAGTCAATCTTTAAGCAATCCAGAGGCTGTATTTATTGCATTAGGACAAATTATGTTCCATCCTTTTGTTGCAGGTATTATGTTGGCCGCTGTTTTAGCCGCTGTTATGAGTACAATATCATCTCAATTAATCGTAACTTCATCAGCATTAGTTGAAGATTTATACAAAATTGTTGTGAAAAAACAAGCAACGGACAAACAATATGTTACATTGGGTCGTATTGCCGTTCTAGTTGTCTCTCTAGTAGCGATGTTCATAGCTTGGGAGCAAAATAAATCAATTTTAGATTTAGTTTCATATGCTTGGGCAGGATTTGGTGCTGCATTTGGTCCAGTAATTTTATTATCTCTTTTCTGGAGAAAATTAACGACATGGGGCGCATTATCTGGGATGGTCATTGGTACAATTACCGTTATTATATGGGGTAATAATGACTATTTAAAAGGACTAATGTTTGAAATTGTTCCAGGTTTCATATTGTGTCTATTATTTGCTGTTGTTGTGAGTATCTTTACGTATCGTCACAATACAGAAATCGAACGTGAATTTGACGAAACAATTAAGCTTTTAGACCAAGAAAAATAA
- a CDS encoding VOC family protein encodes MVAMIELDHVVYFSKQSPKENVQKHKGTSIGGRHKNWGTVNALTYTKNSYIEYLSVENFDVAKQVNHPLTKLLLHDLESGEGWGSICFRTDNISKLNDRLCSEGWLTSGVLDAERETSSGFIRKWKMLFIGQEVSDELPYPFFIEWEESFQERMQSLREDGSIQEEYEKSVISSCVIEVKHLRQSVLEWSNLLSITAVENSLKLPNTNLIFQQLTNEKERLVDVIVSTID; translated from the coding sequence ATGGTAGCTATGATAGAACTTGATCATGTTGTGTATTTTAGTAAACAATCTCCAAAAGAGAATGTACAAAAACACAAAGGCACTTCAATCGGGGGGCGTCACAAGAATTGGGGAACCGTAAATGCATTAACTTATACAAAAAATAGTTATATAGAATATTTATCTGTGGAAAATTTTGACGTTGCAAAACAAGTAAATCATCCTCTTACAAAGCTCTTACTGCACGATTTAGAAAGTGGAGAAGGATGGGGAAGTATTTGTTTTCGAACTGATAATATAAGTAAACTAAATGATAGATTATGTAGTGAAGGATGGCTAACTTCTGGTGTACTAGATGCTGAACGTGAGACATCTTCAGGATTTATTCGGAAATGGAAAATGCTTTTCATCGGGCAGGAAGTTTCAGATGAATTGCCGTACCCCTTTTTTATTGAATGGGAAGAATCGTTTCAAGAGCGTATGCAAAGTTTAAGAGAAGATGGATCCATTCAAGAAGAGTATGAAAAAAGTGTCATTTCTAGTTGTGTAATTGAGGTTAAACATTTAAGACAAAGCGTATTAGAATGGAGTAATTTGTTAAGTATAACTGCAGTGGAAAATTCACTGAAATTACCGAATACAAATCTTATATTTCAACAATTAACAAATGAAAAAGAGCGCTTAGTGGATGTTATTGTTAGTACAATTGACTAA